A genomic window from Providencia alcalifaciens includes:
- the cspE gene encoding transcription antiterminator/RNA stability regulator CspE has product MSDKMKGQVKWFNESKGFGFITPADGSKDVFVHFSAIQGNGFKTLAEGQQVEFTIENGAKGPAAANVTAI; this is encoded by the coding sequence ATGTCCGACAAAATGAAAGGTCAAGTTAAGTGGTTCAACGAGTCTAAAGGCTTCGGTTTCATCACTCCAGCTGATGGTAGCAAAGACGTTTTCGTCCACTTCTCTGCCATTCAGGGCAATGGTTTCAAAACTCTGGCAGAAGGCCAGCAAGTTGAATTCACCATTGAAAACGGTGCAAAAGGCCCAGCAGCTGCTAACGTAACTGCTATCTAA